The Pongo pygmaeus isolate AG05252 chromosome 11, NHGRI_mPonPyg2-v2.0_pri, whole genome shotgun sequence genome includes a region encoding these proteins:
- the LOC134737693 gene encoding LOW QUALITY PROTEIN: thymosin beta-4-like (The sequence of the model RefSeq protein was modified relative to this genomic sequence to represent the inferred CDS: inserted 1 base in 1 codon; substituted 1 base at 1 genomic stop codon) gives MTHDMSRHIMSDKPDMAEIKKFDXQKXKKTELQEKNPLPSKETIEQEKQADKSYGGMRRQ, from the exons ATGACACATGATATGTCAAGACATATCATGTCTGACAAACCTGATATGGCTGAGATCAAGAAATTTG GTCAAAAATAGAAGAAGACAGAATTGCAAGAGAAAAATCCACTGCCTTCCAAAGAAACAATAGAACAGGAGAAGCAGGCAGACAAATCTTATGGAGGCATGCGCCGCCAATAG